In one Pseudoliparis swirei isolate HS2019 ecotype Mariana Trench chromosome 23, NWPU_hadal_v1, whole genome shotgun sequence genomic region, the following are encoded:
- the LOC130188949 gene encoding uncharacterized protein LOC130188949, with the protein MRHFIHSTACLLTLRPATSQQSSPQSAEVGRSSTQQVLCMMKVRRFPSDVETRRAVGWVSILWFTAAVSSAAGQGVTLQTTSQVAARCGENLTLTCEAGSSRPLDIKSFSWLAKNKSVCVADVPSDSEFVCDSAVQLLVHRLSVTLLNVMPAHQGEYLCKLHSTFGAKHSTTTVTVQDCLGRYGSSIKKAFAQCWFSGVYPIGTVHWFQDKDNFTLSASTRQEVDDNGRYNVSSSIDINEGNPNQPYECSLWIPSARKTLISLMVHPIGKQETQSSGRKVHLQWICVLVGIMTFMI; encoded by the exons ATGCGTCACTTCATTCATTCCACAGCGTGTCTGCTCACGTTGAGACCTGCCACCTCACAACAGAGCTCCCCTCAGAGTGCTGAGGTCGGGCGTTCCTCCACACAACAGGTCCTCTGCATG ATGAAAGTGAGACGTTTCCCCTCGGACGTGGAGACTCGGCGTGCCGTCGGCTGGGTGTCCATCCTGTGGTTCACTGCAGCGGTCAGCAGCGCCG CCGGCCAGGGTGTGACGCTGCAGACCACCTCCCAGGTGGCCGCTCGGTGTGGAGAAAACCTGACATTGACATGTGAAGCCGGCTCATCGCGCCCGTTGGATATTAAGTCATTTTCCTGGCTGGCTAAGAATAAAAGCGTGTGTGTCGCGGACGTCCCGTCCGACTCTGAGTTTGTGTGTGACAGCGCGGTCCAGCTGCTGGTCCACAGGCTCAGTGTGACCCTCCTCAACGTGATGCCGGCCCACCAGGGGGAATACCTCTGCAAGCTCCACTCCACTTTTGGAGCCAAGCACAGCACAACTACAGTTACAGTACAAG ACTGCCTTGGAAGGTATGGCTCCTCTATTAAGAAGGCTTTCGCTCAGTGCTGGTTCAGTGGAGTTTACCCCATTGGCACCGTCCACTGGTTCCAGGACAAGGATAACTTCACACTGTCAGCCAGCACACGGCAAGAAGTGGACGATAACGGGCGGTACAATGTCTCGAGTTCAATAGATATAAATGAGGGGAACCCGAATCAGCCGTATGAATGCTCCCTGTGGATACCCTCTGCCAGGAAGACGCTCATCAGTCTCATGGTTCATCCCATTGGGAAACAAGAGACCCAGTCCTCAGGAAGAAAGGTCCACCTGCAGTGGATCTGTGTACTGGTGGGAATCATGACATTCATGATATGA